One genomic region from Spirochaetota bacterium encodes:
- a CDS encoding MarC family protein yields the protein MRSNAAQYIMLSLYLLALINPISKVFFLSSIVKGRDHFRKTTSLAVRSSVIALIILFLFTIAGNIILTKLFHVEIYSFKILGGIVLFTMGYRALSKGAFFETDESTKLLDLAIIPLASPLIAGPATITGVISFSAQYGILPTSLAMVIAVAVNCVIMLFSGIISRLLAYYHLIGALIRITGLIVSTMAVQMICDGGAAWYHSLTH from the coding sequence ATGCGATCCAATGCCGCTCAGTACATCATGCTGTCGCTCTACCTTCTTGCGCTCATCAACCCGATAAGCAAGGTATTCTTTCTGTCCTCGATAGTGAAGGGGCGCGATCATTTCAGGAAAACGACCTCCCTCGCCGTCCGGTCATCCGTCATCGCGCTCATCATCCTTTTCCTGTTCACGATAGCGGGGAATATCATCCTGACGAAACTCTTCCATGTCGAGATATATTCGTTCAAGATACTCGGGGGCATCGTGCTCTTTACCATGGGGTATCGCGCGCTCTCGAAGGGCGCGTTCTTCGAGACCGACGAAAGCACCAAGCTCCTCGACCTTGCCATCATCCCGCTCGCCTCCCCGCTCATCGCAGGTCCCGCGACGATAACGGGTGTCATCTCCTTTTCCGCGCAGTACGGCATACTGCCGACAAGCCTTGCCATGGTCATCGCAGTGGCCGTCAACTGCGTCATCATGCTCTTCTCCGGCATCATCAGCCGTCTCCTTGCCTATTACCACCTCATCGGCGCGTTGATACGCATCACGGGGCTCATCGTCTCGACGATGGCGGTACAGATGATATGCGACGGCGGAGCGGCATGGTATCATTCCCTTACGCACTGA
- a CDS encoding PEGA domain-containing protein, protein MSIARVLIIACSCSSLLVPFAGKPEPLQETVKLYHTVPPAVTVELFTFSNRTGDRNYRYLGATLPEQIAEQIEMMREFVIHSNDLILYTNNLNRILIPVVTTNSNHVLTTNFVTNKAILAVDGESNPELVLLETNETIVPFQGRRIIIRGNNGFVRRVSVYGKLLSSPAGMNPEDVAAKRGADVFIYGDIAKNGYQLELSATVLRRVSRIAHTVRMVVDDSDIDEILPLFCYEVAIRLSAREKTTNVVITAEPREAMCYLDGVYLGKVEDGITLSTVTLGKHHIVMKLDGYRAVDKNIVFRTSEQATRLSFTLEPSRSVGAVAVTTPLTNARVYIDGYFRGEGTSISADIPFGSHAMKVIAPGYRDYHAAFSIASTNRRAFTVRPVPIPVADSVAEFFFNWERNTYLFFGSAAALGACAVGAYIYSQERFDFASTYVQNHSLPAASVQSMPEYRDSQFWNSVAIGVGVGAGVAALIGSVSYVIWITSYDFPVYDLAYVPRPDGGGIRVSLRF, encoded by the coding sequence GTGAGCATCGCCCGTGTTCTCATTATCGCCTGTTCGTGCTCCTCGCTTCTCGTGCCGTTCGCGGGAAAGCCCGAGCCCCTGCAGGAAACGGTCAAGCTGTATCATACCGTGCCCCCGGCGGTGACGGTCGAACTTTTTACCTTCAGCAACCGCACCGGTGACCGTAATTATCGATATCTCGGGGCGACGCTGCCTGAGCAGATCGCCGAACAGATAGAGATGATGCGTGAATTCGTCATCCATTCCAATGATCTCATACTCTATACGAACAATCTGAACAGGATACTCATCCCTGTGGTGACGACGAATTCGAACCATGTGCTCACGACGAATTTCGTTACGAACAAGGCCATCCTTGCCGTCGACGGCGAGAGCAACCCGGAGCTGGTCCTGCTTGAGACGAATGAAACGATAGTGCCGTTCCAGGGAAGGCGTATCATCATTCGCGGGAATAACGGCTTCGTGCGGCGTGTGTCGGTGTACGGCAAACTGCTTTCCTCCCCGGCAGGAATGAACCCCGAGGATGTCGCCGCGAAACGGGGTGCGGATGTCTTCATTTACGGCGACATTGCGAAGAACGGGTATCAGCTGGAATTATCCGCAACGGTGCTTCGGCGTGTCAGCCGCATCGCGCATACGGTGCGCATGGTCGTCGATGACTCGGATATCGATGAGATACTGCCGCTGTTCTGCTACGAAGTGGCGATACGGCTTTCGGCGCGCGAGAAGACCACGAACGTCGTCATCACCGCCGAGCCGCGCGAGGCCATGTGCTATCTGGACGGCGTGTATCTCGGCAAGGTGGAGGATGGGATCACGCTGTCGACGGTCACGCTCGGAAAGCATCACATCGTCATGAAACTGGACGGCTATCGTGCCGTCGATAAGAATATCGTTTTCCGTACGAGCGAGCAGGCAACGCGGCTTTCGTTCACCCTTGAGCCGTCGCGGTCGGTCGGGGCGGTCGCCGTCACGACGCCGCTGACCAATGCACGGGTGTATATCGACGGATATTTCCGCGGCGAGGGAACGTCCATAAGTGCCGATATCCCCTTCGGATCGCATGCGATGAAGGTGATCGCCCCGGGGTATCGCGATTATCACGCGGCATTCTCCATCGCATCGACCAATCGCCGTGCATTCACGGTACGCCCCGTGCCGATACCGGTCGCGGACAGCGTTGCGGAATTCTTCTTCAACTGGGAACGCAACACGTATCTTTTCTTCGGTTCAGCTGCGGCGCTCGGCGCATGCGCGGTGGGGGCGTACATCTATTCGCAGGAGCGCTTCGATTTCGCGAGTACATATGTGCAGAACCATTCGCTGCCGGCCGCTTCCGTTCAGTCAATGCCGGAGTACCGCGATTCACAGTTTTGGAATTCGGTAGCGATAGGCGTCGGCGTCGGAGCCGGGGTTGCGGCGCTCATCGGCAGCGTGTCCTATGTCATATGGATAACGAGCTATGATTTTCCCGTATACGATCTCGCCTATGTCCCGCGTCCGGACGGCGGGGGAATACGGGTGTCGCTTCGCTTTTAG
- the tilS gene encoding tRNA lysidine(34) synthetase TilS, which produces MNTQNDPLRAVEASLKERHISEGTNVGIALSGGTDSTALFHILCELRRTHRFSITGLHVNYHLRGEESDADEAFVRELTSGNGAAILVEEAFHTDADERNIQSWARRIRYGFFSRAAQAARLSFVLTAHHRDDQLETLFARLIRGTGTRGMRGIRRRYDFILRPLLSVPKSAVDAYIRDRHIQCRHDSSNASGKYTRNRIRAALIPALRKIDGSCDERILAFARLAYEQHRALTRCIAELYPGTIHDDDEHWLDISALSPIPAHARTEIIRTFLSAWSIPSRRAIENVISIIDSSKPNIAVSWRGTTLIKEYGRLFMSRSGMAEPFDQTLVPGSNPFPSGEMIMQAAARTGNEDLEGAAVHFDADRMPAVLHARSRRPGDTIAAYPSGMHKTVKDIFIDRKIPYRLRGRIPVITGENGTLLAICMAAFGAGPNICANSIAVQDDTSTVGSIIVITAKGT; this is translated from the coding sequence ATGAATACGCAGAACGATCCCCTCCGTGCCGTTGAAGCCTCGCTGAAAGAACGGCACATCTCCGAGGGAACGAATGTCGGCATTGCGCTTTCCGGGGGCACCGATTCAACGGCGCTCTTCCATATTCTCTGCGAGCTTCGGCGCACGCATCGGTTCTCCATCACCGGATTGCATGTCAATTATCATCTTCGCGGCGAGGAATCGGATGCGGATGAAGCGTTCGTGCGCGAACTCACGTCAGGGAACGGCGCGGCGATACTTGTGGAAGAGGCTTTTCATACGGATGCTGACGAACGCAACATTCAGTCCTGGGCACGGCGGATACGATACGGTTTTTTCTCGCGCGCGGCGCAGGCAGCGCGGCTTTCATTCGTGCTCACCGCGCATCATCGCGATGATCAGCTTGAGACGCTCTTCGCACGACTTATCCGCGGCACCGGAACGCGCGGCATGCGCGGCATTCGACGCCGATACGACTTCATTCTGCGCCCGCTCCTTTCCGTACCCAAATCCGCAGTTGATGCATACATCCGTGACAGGCATATCCAATGCAGGCACGACTCATCGAACGCAAGCGGCAAATACACCCGCAACCGCATCCGCGCCGCGCTCATCCCGGCGCTTCGGAAGATCGACGGCTCCTGTGACGAACGCATCCTGGCCTTCGCGCGGCTGGCATATGAGCAGCATCGCGCGCTTACCCGCTGCATTGCCGAGCTCTACCCCGGTACGATACACGATGACGATGAGCACTGGCTCGATATTTCGGCATTGTCGCCGATACCCGCACATGCCCGAACGGAGATAATCCGCACATTCCTCTCCGCATGGAGCATCCCCTCTCGACGCGCCATCGAGAACGTTATCTCCATCATCGATTCATCGAAACCGAACATAGCGGTATCATGGCGCGGCACGACGCTGATCAAGGAATACGGCCGGCTTTTCATGTCACGTTCCGGAATGGCGGAACCGTTCGACCAAACGCTTGTGCCCGGCTCGAACCCATTCCCGTCGGGGGAAATGATCATGCAGGCAGCCGCGCGCACCGGGAATGAAGACCTTGAAGGAGCCGCCGTTCACTTCGATGCCGACCGTATGCCCGCCGTCCTGCACGCGCGATCACGCCGACCCGGGGATACGATAGCCGCATACCCGAGCGGCATGCACAAGACGGTGAAAGACATATTCATCGACAGGAAAATTCCCTATCGTCTGCGCGGACGCATTCCCGTCATAACCGGAGAGAACGGCACACTTCTCGCGATATGCATGGCCGCATTCGGCGCGGGGCCGAACATCTGTGCAAATTCCATCGCCGTACAGGACGATACATCCACTGTCGGATCTATAATCGTTATTACAGCCAAAGGCACATAA